The Prunus persica cultivar Lovell chromosome G8, Prunus_persica_NCBIv2, whole genome shotgun sequence genome includes a region encoding these proteins:
- the LOC18766890 gene encoding outer envelope protein 64, mitochondrial has protein sequence MWKQPLDVVKANVSSNPRTWIVIGLSVAGIVIVAETQRRRRRSRAQIMLREPFLEPRFDLLPFPQPPPPAARQPLASLTFAISDIFDVKGYVTGFGSPDWAGTHEAATKTALVVTALLKNGATCVGKTVMDELNFGITGENVHYGTPVNPQLQSHIPGGSSSGSAVAVAAGLVDFALGIDTTGCVRIPASFCGVIGFRPSHGAVSMIGVSPNSQSLDTVGIFTRDPSILHHVGHVLLQLKSVETKRPRRLIFADDLFQLSKVPTEKTVQVVTKAIEHLSGYQPPKHMNFSQYVASNVPGLKGFREESVKHQNEIFTLKALSSVMLLLQRCEFKTNHEEWVKSAKPRLGPDASDHVRAAIDSTHENMKTLYKVRTEMRAALQSLLKDDGILVIPTVADPPLKLNTKKRQSSEFNDRTLALSSIASMSGCCQVTIPVGKHKESPISISFIAFHSVDKFLLDTVLDMYSSIQEKVSIASHSSPLPDTNDNLDVSELLKEKGNAAFKGKQWNKAVKYYTEAIKLNMTSATYYCNRAAAYLELGCFQQAEEDCSKAISLDKKNVKAYMRRGTARESLLCYKDAAQDFKHALVLEPQNKVANLAEKRLRELMS, from the exons ATGTGGAAGCAGCCCTTGGACGTTGTTAAGGCCAATGTGTCCTCCAACCCAAGGACCTGGATCGTCATCGGTCTTAGCGTCGCCGGGATCGTGATCGTGGCCGAGACTCAACGGCGAAGACGACGAAGCAGAGCCCAAATCATGCTCAGAGAACCATTTCTGGAGCCTCGCTTCGACCTTCTTCCCTTTCCTCAGCCCCCTCCTCCCGCCGCCAGACAACCCCTTGCTTCCCTCACCTTCGCCATCAGCGACAT ATTTGATGTGAAAGGGTATGTGACGGGGTTTGGGAGCCCGGATTGGGCGGGAACGCATGAAGCGGCTACGAAGACGGCGTTGGTGGTGACGGCCCTCTTGAAGAATGGGGCTACTTGCGTTGGAAAAACAGTCATGGACGAACTCAACTTTGG GATTACTGGTGAGAATGTGCATTATGGAACGCCTGTGAATCCGCAATTACAGTCGCATATCCCGGGAGGTTCTTCCAGTGGTTCTGCTGTGGCTGTTGCGGCTGGTCTCGTTGACTTTGCTCTTG GTATTGATACGACTGGATGTGTGAGAATTCCAGCATCATTTTGTGGCGTCATTGGGTTCCGACCGTCACATGGGGCTGTATCTATGATTGGAGTCTCGCCAAATTCACAGAGTTTAGACACTGTTG GAATTTTTACCAGAGATCCATCTATTCTGCACCATGTTGGACATGTTTTGCTTCAACTAAAGTCAGTGGAAACTAAAAGGCCAAGGCGCCTTATTTTTGCTGATGACCTCTTTCAGCTTTCTAAAGTTCCTACAGAGAAGACAGTACAGGTTGTCACCAAAGCAATTGAACATCTATCTGGGT ACCAACCTCCGAAGCATATGAATTTTAGTCAGTATGTTGCTTCAAATGTACCCGGTTTAAAAGGATTTCGTGAAGAATCCGTAAAACatcaaaatgaaatatttaCTTTGAAAGCTCTCTCTTCTGTGATGCTTTTGTTACAAAG ATGTGAATTCAAAACCAATCATGAAGAATGGGTTAAATCAGCGAAACCAAGGCTAGGACCTGATGCATCAGATCATGTTCGTGCAGCAATTGACTCTACACATGAAAACATGAAAACCCTATATAAAGTAAGGACTGAGATGAGAGCTGCTCTTCAAAGTCTCTTAAAG GATGATGGAATATTAGTGATTCCCACAGTTGCAGATCCTCCATTAAAGctaaatacaaagaaaagacAGTCATCTGAGTTCAACGATAGAACATTAGCATTATCAAGCATTGCCAGCATGTCTGGGTGCTGTCAG GTTACAATTCCAGTAGGAAAGCACAAAGAAAGTCCCATCTCTATTTCATTCATCGCATTCCATAGTGTTGATAAATTTCTCCTCGATACAGTCTTGGATATGTACTCTTCAATTCAGGAGAAAGTCAGCATTGCATCCCATTCATCGCCATTGCCAGATACCAATGATAACCTGGATGTTTCAGAACTCTTAAAAGAGAAG GGAAATGCTGCATTTAAGGGAAAGCAATGGAATAAGGCTGTCAAGTACTATACTGAAGctataaaattaaacatgACGAGCGCAACTTATTATTGCAACCGGGCAGCTGCTTACTTGGAATTAGGGTG CTTCCAGCAAGCTGAAGAGGATTGCAGTAAGGCAATATCACTTGACAAAAAG AATGTGAAGGCATATATGAGACGTGGAACAGCCAGAGAATCACTTCTTTGTTATAAGGATGCTGCTCAAG ATTTCAAGCATGCCCTTGTTCTTGAACCTCAAAATAAGGTTGCCAATCTTGCTGAAAAAAGACTAAGGGAACTGATGAGCTGA
- the LOC18767453 gene encoding monoacylglycerol lipase ABHD6, whose product MFPLKLPKFISLTASIDWFYRHSFANAGLRSVLTNLGDGTIMNCWVPKSHKPYKPTLLLLHGFGANAMWQYGEHLRHFTPHFNVYVPDLLFFGHSYTSCLERSESFQAQCVIRLMEAHGVGKMSMVGISYGGFVAYNVALQCPGMVERVALCCAGVCLEAKDMEEGLFRVSNLDEAASILLPQTPEKLKELMRFSFFKPAKTVPSFFLTDFIHVMCTDYVEEKRDLIRAILTERKMFNLPKITQPTLIIWGQQDQIFPVELGYRLKRHVGKSAQLVIIKNAGHAVNLEKPKEFVKHLKAFFYDSPSSPSSPTTWKDHFQFHINKVSS is encoded by the exons atgtttcctCTTAAGCTTCCTAAATTCATCAGCCTTACGGCTTCCATAGATTGGTTTTACCGGCATTCTTTCGCCAACGCCGGCCTTCGCTCGGTTTTAACCAATCTAGGTGATGGCACCATCATGAATTGCTGGGTGCCCAAATCCCACAAACCCTACAAACcgaccctcctcctcctccacggCTTCGGAGCCAATGCTATGTGGCAATACGGGGAGCATCTACGACACTTTACCCCCCATTTCAACGTGTACGTGCCCGACCTCCTCTTTTTCGGCCACTCCTACACATCGTGCTTGGAACGCTCAGAGTCGTTCCAAGCGCAATGTGTAATAAGGTTGATGGAGGCCCACGGGGTTGGAAAGATGAGCATGGTGGGGATAAGCTATGGTGGGTTTGTGGCGTACAACGTGGCCTTACAGTGCCCGGGGATGGTAGAGAGGGTTGCGCTGTGCTGTGCCGGGGTGTGCTTGGAGGCGAAGGATATGGAGGAAGGGTTGTTTAGGGTGTCGAACTTGGATGAGGCTGCAAGCATTTTGTTGCCTCAGACTCCAGAGAAGCTTAAGGAATTGATGcgcttttcatttttcaagcCTGCAAAGACCGTgccctctttttttctcacGGATTTCATTCAT GTGATGTGTACAGATTATgtagaagaaaagagagactTGATCCGGGCAATACTCACGGAGCGAAAAATGTTTAATCTTCCCAAGATCACACAG CCCACATTGATAATATGGGGACAACAGGACCAGATATTTCCGGTGGAGCTAGGGTACAGATTAAAGAG GCATGTAGGGAAAAGTGCTCAACTGGTGATTATCAAGAACGCAGGACATGCTGTGAACCTGGAAAAGCCCAAGGAGTTTGTGAAGCACCTGAAAGCCTTCTTTTATGACTCACCCTCATCTCCGTCCTCACCAACAACATGGAAAGATCACTTTCAGTTTCACATCAACAAAGTCTCTTCATAA